In Coleofasciculus chthonoplastes PCC 7420, the genomic window CTTTAGTGCTTTAACGCATAGCTGGAGAGGGCTAAAGCCCTCACTACGAACCCAATCTATTGCACCAAATTAGCTGGGTCACGGCACTACAACTTTATGGTGGAAAATGGGGCAAAATCTGAGCTTACAATCCCAAATCTACCGCCACCCGATGGGCGCAAGCAAACCCAGAAAACGCCACCGCATTCAACCCTTGTCCCGGAAATGTACTATCCCCCACACAATATAATCCCGGAATCGCTGTCCGATTAAACGGCATTCCCAATAACCCCCTTAACTTGCGGCGCGGAATCGGTCCATAGGTGCCATCCTCACGCCCCAAAAACCGTCGATGACTGCGGGCGGTTCCGACTTCCATATAATCCAATCCTGCATCTAAACCCGGAAAAATTGCCTCCAATCGTTCAATAATTCGCCCAGCCGCTTCTTCCTTTTTATCTTCATACTCCTTAGCCGATAATCCCTGCCAATTATCCATCCAACTGGGCGTAAAAGTATGCATGATATGATAGCCTTCCGGGGCTAAGTCCGGGTCAAGTAATGTGGGAATCGACACAAAAATCGTCCCCTCAGCCTCCTCCATCTTGTCCCATTCTTCCAATAAAATATGGTGACATTCTGTTCCGGGCGGGAAAACCTTTTCCTCAACTCCTAAATGCAAACTCAAAAAACTGGGTGATTTCTGATACCGCTGCTGCCACTTTTCCTCACTTGCAGGCATCTGTTCTGAGGGCAGTAATTTATCAAACGTATCCCAGCGCGTCGCATTAGACACTACCCGCTTTGCCCGATACTCTTCCCCCGTCGCTAACCGCACACCCACAGCTTTACCCTGTTCCGTTAAAATTTCGCTGACTCTGGCGGAATAGTGAATTTGTCCCCCAGCTTTCTCCAATCCTTCAACTAATTTCTGGGCAATTTCACCCACACCCCCTTTAGGGTAATTAATTCCCCCATAATGGCGGTCAGAAAATACCATTCCTGCATTAATCATGGGTGTCTTATCCGCAGGTACAACTGACCAACAGTAACATTCC contains:
- the crtH gene encoding carotenoid isomerase, with protein sequence MAIASQSPSSTNHAPNETSVFDVIVIGSGIGGLVTATQLAAKGAKVLVLERYLIPGGSAGYFEREGYRFDVGASMIFGFGTEGTTNLLTQALDAVNVGVETIPDDVQIHYHLPEGLDLKVHRDYEKFLQELTERFPHERRGIRQFYDECWKVFNCLNAMELLSLEEPRYLMRVFFQHPLACLGLVKYLPQNAGDIARRYIHDPQLLQFIDMECYCWSVVPADKTPMINAGMVFSDRHYGGINYPKGGVGEIAQKLVEGLEKAGGQIHYSARVSEILTEQGKAVGVRLATGEEYRAKRVVSNATRWDTFDKLLPSEQMPASEEKWQQRYQKSPSFLSLHLGVEEKVFPPGTECHHILLEEWDKMEEAEGTIFVSIPTLLDPDLAPEGYHIMHTFTPSWMDNWQGLSAKEYEDKKEEAAGRIIERLEAIFPGLDAGLDYMEVGTARSHRRFLGREDGTYGPIPRRKLRGLLGMPFNRTAIPGLYCVGDSTFPGQGLNAVAFSGFACAHRVAVDLGL